From one Longimicrobium sp. genomic stretch:
- a CDS encoding XdhC family protein — protein sequence MRAELLKLAAEMAAQGEAFALATVVRREAPSSAQVGNVVIITAAGEFHGWLGGSCIRPTVLREAIAAIRDARPRLISISPDPEAARRPGVTVFAMTCHSGGSVEIYVEPMLPAPRLAVFGATPVARALAGLGREMGYAVETVDAPSPHPPALHGDAPRFAVVATQGEGDEEAVEAALALDPAYLGVVASRRRFAEMREMLIARGADPARLDRIRNPAGLDLGAATPEEVALSILAEIVQLRRASAEVPPDEAREEPAAPETALDPVCGMTVDVATARHTAEHGGATVYFCCAGCRTRFLAEPGWFIAAPAPV from the coding sequence ATGCGCGCTGAGCTGCTGAAGCTGGCCGCGGAGATGGCCGCGCAGGGGGAGGCATTCGCCCTCGCCACCGTCGTGCGCCGCGAGGCGCCTAGCTCGGCGCAGGTCGGCAACGTGGTGATCATCACCGCAGCGGGCGAGTTCCACGGGTGGCTGGGCGGCAGCTGCATCCGCCCCACCGTCCTACGCGAGGCAATCGCCGCGATCCGCGACGCACGTCCGCGGCTGATCTCCATCTCCCCCGACCCGGAGGCGGCGCGCCGCCCGGGCGTTACCGTCTTCGCCATGACCTGCCACAGCGGAGGGAGCGTGGAGATCTACGTCGAGCCGATGCTCCCCGCGCCGCGCCTCGCCGTCTTCGGCGCCACGCCCGTCGCGCGCGCGCTGGCCGGACTGGGCAGGGAGATGGGATACGCGGTGGAGACGGTCGACGCGCCGTCGCCGCATCCCCCTGCCCTGCATGGAGATGCGCCGCGCTTCGCCGTCGTCGCGACGCAGGGGGAGGGGGACGAGGAGGCGGTGGAGGCCGCGCTCGCGCTCGATCCCGCGTACCTCGGGGTGGTCGCCAGCCGCCGGCGGTTCGCGGAGATGCGGGAGATGCTCATCGCCCGCGGCGCCGATCCCGCGCGGCTGGACCGCATCCGCAACCCCGCCGGGCTCGATCTCGGCGCGGCGACGCCGGAGGAGGTCGCGCTCAGCATCCTCGCGGAGATCGTCCAGCTCCGCCGCGCGTCAGCCGAGGTGCCCCCCGACGAGGCGCGGGAGGAGCCCGCGGCGCCGGAGACGGCGCTCGATCCCGTCTGCGGGATGACGGTGGACGTCGCGACCGCGCGGCACACCGCGGAGCACGGCGGCGCGACGGTCTACTTCTGCTGCGCGGGGTGCAGGACGCGCTTCCTGGCCGAGCCAGGGTGGTTCATCGCCGCCCCGGCGCCGGTGTGA
- a CDS encoding nucleotidyltransferase family protein, protein MPADHVAGVVLAAGASTRFGRNKLLIEIDGETLLHRAVRRAGEAGLDPVLVVVGHEAERAMAEIADLPCRAVHNPDFAQGQNSSVRAGIAAVPADAAAAVIILADMPFVTAEMIAALVDRFRATGAPLVISEYEGVHAPPTLYSRTLFAELAAVEGERCGKHVVKQHRFEAERVAWPAAALADVDVPADVERVMPPAVTV, encoded by the coding sequence ATGCCTGCTGACCACGTCGCGGGCGTGGTGCTGGCCGCCGGCGCCTCCACGCGCTTCGGCCGCAACAAGCTGTTGATCGAGATCGACGGCGAGACGCTGCTCCATCGCGCCGTGCGCCGCGCGGGCGAGGCGGGGCTCGATCCCGTGCTCGTCGTCGTCGGTCACGAGGCGGAGCGCGCGATGGCGGAGATCGCGGATCTCCCCTGCCGCGCGGTGCACAACCCTGACTTCGCGCAGGGGCAGAACTCGTCCGTGCGCGCGGGGATCGCGGCGGTGCCGGCGGATGCCGCGGCGGCGGTCATCATCCTCGCCGACATGCCGTTCGTCACCGCGGAGATGATCGCCGCGCTCGTCGATCGCTTCCGCGCGACGGGCGCGCCGCTCGTCATCTCCGAGTACGAGGGGGTGCACGCGCCGCCGACGCTGTACTCGCGCACGCTCTTCGCCGAGCTGGCGGCGGTGGAGGGCGAGCGGTGCGGGAAGCACGTGGTGAAGCAGCATCGGTTCGAGGCGGAGCGCGTCGCCTGGCCCGCGGCGGCGCTGGCGGACGTGGACGTGCCGGCGGATGTCGAGCGGGTGATGCCGCCCGCGGTGACGGTCTGA
- a CDS encoding VOC family protein: MATRPEIDCEQAHAGLAVEDIPAAVDFYTNKLGFDLGFTWGEPPTFAGVNLGDVQMFLQKGAPDPQGCSVYFLVGDADELCEFHRANGVEIVQEPGDRDYHIRDYTVRDLHGYYLTFGRRLWLGDGPEIPIERVDVPVRLEKRLAALLHDLAEHKRMSLSSCLEEILLHTNEPLGDGVASPHTKADLRYIQRLKQKHGIDYDSHGSYRFVEK, translated from the coding sequence ATGGCCACCCGTCCCGAGATCGACTGCGAGCAGGCCCACGCCGGCCTGGCGGTGGAAGACATCCCCGCCGCGGTGGACTTCTACACGAACAAGCTGGGGTTCGACCTCGGCTTCACCTGGGGCGAGCCGCCGACCTTCGCCGGCGTGAACCTGGGCGACGTGCAGATGTTCCTGCAGAAGGGCGCGCCCGATCCGCAGGGGTGCTCGGTCTACTTCCTGGTCGGCGACGCGGACGAGCTGTGCGAGTTCCACCGCGCCAACGGCGTGGAGATCGTGCAGGAGCCGGGCGACCGCGACTACCACATCCGCGACTACACCGTGCGCGACCTGCACGGCTACTACCTGACCTTCGGCCGCCGCCTCTGGCTCGGCGACGGACCGGAGATCCCGATCGAGCGCGTGGACGTGCCCGTGCGGCTGGAGAAGCGGCTCGCGGCGCTTCTCCACGATCTCGCCGAGCACAAGCGGATGAGCCTGAGCAGCTGCCTCGAGGAGATCCTGCTGCACACCAACGAGCCGCTCGGCGACGGGGTCGCGAGCCCGCACACGAAGGCCGATCTCCGCTACATCCAGCGGCTGAAGCAGAAGCACGGCATCGACTACGACAGCCACGGCAGCTACCGCTTCGTGGAGAAGTGA
- a CDS encoding XdhC family protein, which translates to MKHWNETAQLLDRAAALAAAGRRAALATVVGIRGSAYRRPGARLLIENDGATLGGVSGGCLEGDVREVALDVLRTGVPRLLHYETGDDDSVVWGLGLGCSGAVDVFVQPADSPRATDGLRAVRALLAGDEPFAICTVIEGAVDLGRVAAFGVHRDEAAATDRALERIAAAALERGESGLEQAGPRRVFVEVLSPPPSLFICGAGDDARPLAALAASAGFGVTVLDHRPAYVTAERFPAARGLVCRRPEAGAGDLRVGPDAAVVSMTHSFAHDRDWLRAFLATDARFVGLLGPRDRRDEILRQLGPDDDVRVFAPVGLDLAADGPEQIAVSIVAELLSVRAGREPGHLRDREAAIHAC; encoded by the coding sequence ATGAAGCACTGGAACGAGACGGCACAGCTGCTCGACCGTGCCGCCGCGCTCGCCGCCGCGGGGCGGCGCGCGGCGCTGGCCACCGTGGTCGGCATCCGCGGCTCGGCCTACCGCCGCCCCGGCGCGCGGCTGCTGATCGAGAACGACGGCGCCACCCTCGGCGGCGTCAGCGGCGGCTGCCTGGAGGGCGACGTGCGCGAGGTCGCGCTCGACGTTCTCCGCACGGGCGTTCCCCGTCTTCTCCACTACGAAACCGGCGACGACGATTCGGTCGTCTGGGGCCTCGGGCTGGGTTGCTCGGGGGCCGTCGACGTGTTCGTACAGCCCGCGGACAGTCCGCGCGCGACGGACGGCCTCCGCGCCGTCCGCGCCCTCCTCGCCGGCGACGAGCCGTTCGCCATCTGCACGGTGATCGAGGGCGCCGTCGACCTCGGCCGTGTGGCCGCGTTCGGCGTCCATCGCGACGAAGCCGCGGCCACGGACCGGGCGCTGGAGCGGATCGCGGCGGCCGCCCTGGAGCGGGGCGAGTCCGGCCTGGAGCAGGCGGGACCGCGCCGCGTGTTCGTCGAGGTTCTCTCCCCTCCCCCATCGCTGTTCATCTGCGGCGCGGGCGACGATGCGCGGCCGCTGGCGGCGCTCGCCGCGAGCGCGGGGTTCGGCGTCACCGTCCTCGATCACCGCCCCGCGTACGTTACCGCCGAGCGATTTCCGGCCGCGCGCGGGCTGGTGTGCCGCCGCCCCGAGGCCGGCGCCGGCGACCTGCGCGTCGGCCCGGACGCGGCCGTCGTCTCCATGACCCATTCGTTCGCGCACGACCGCGACTGGCTGCGCGCGTTCCTGGCCACGGACGCGCGCTTCGTCGGCCTGCTGGGGCCGCGCGACCGGCGCGACGAGATCCTGCGCCAGCTCGGCCCGGACGACGACGTGCGCGTCTTCGCCCCCGTCGGGCTCGATCTCGCCGCGGACGGGCCGGAGCAGATCGCGGTCAGCATCGTCGCGGAGCTGCTGTCGGTGCGCGCCGGCCGCGAGCCCGGGCATCTCCGCGACCGCGAGGCGGCGATCCATGCCTGCTGA
- a CDS encoding DUF305 domain-containing protein: MKSLSAVPAVLLSIVALGACGAATAQTSSPPAPAPAPVVVRADTAPHRWTEADARFMRGMIAHHAQALEMTALVPQRTTRADLRLMAQRIALSQQDEIAMMRRWLQDRGLEAPPADAHAGHDMPGMQHALMPGMLTPEEMARLAASTGAEFETRFLEGMIRHHEGALRMVEELFASQGAAQESETYRFASDVDADQRAEIARMQTLLAATSPAAPRPR, translated from the coding sequence ATGAAGTCGCTGTCCGCGGTCCCCGCCGTCCTCCTGTCGATCGTCGCCCTCGGCGCGTGCGGCGCGGCCACGGCGCAGACCTCGTCTCCGCCCGCTCCCGCGCCGGCTCCGGTCGTCGTGCGCGCGGATACGGCCCCGCACCGATGGACGGAGGCGGACGCGCGCTTCATGCGCGGGATGATCGCGCACCACGCGCAGGCGCTGGAGATGACGGCGCTCGTCCCGCAGCGCACCACGCGCGCAGACCTGCGGCTGATGGCGCAGCGCATCGCCCTGTCGCAGCAGGACGAGATCGCGATGATGCGGCGCTGGCTGCAGGACCGCGGGCTCGAGGCGCCGCCCGCCGACGCGCACGCGGGCCACGACATGCCCGGGATGCAGCACGCGCTGATGCCGGGGATGCTCACGCCCGAGGAGATGGCGCGCCTGGCCGCGTCCACCGGCGCGGAGTTCGAGACGCGGTTCCTGGAAGGGATGATCCGCCACCACGAGGGCGCGCTGCGGATGGTGGAGGAGCTCTTCGCCTCGCAGGGCGCCGCGCAGGAATCCGAGACGTACCGCTTCGCCAGCGACGTGGACGCCGACCAGCGCGCGGAGATCGCGCGGATGCAGACGCTGCTCGCCGCCACCTCGCCGGCCGCGCCGCGCCCGAGGTAG
- a CDS encoding ABC-F family ATP-binding cassette domain-containing protein, translated as MISVSSLEKSFGDRVLFADAAFQLNPGERYGIVGANGSGKTTLLRILAGDAEATKGTVSIPKSARVGVLRQDQFLYEHEEILGVALMGNPELWDAIVEKEAILARAHEEFDYERFGELEDTVQRLDGYTAEARAATILEGLGIPAEVHRQPLSTLSGGFRLRVLLAQVLAGNPDVLLLDEPTNHLDILSIRWLEKFLHDFAGPVAVISHDHRFLDNVATGILDVDYQTVTLYRGNYTDFTVQKVEDRERKEKEIEGRQKEIAHHQKFVDRFKAKASKARQAQSKLRMIERKAEELEELPGSSRRYPKFRFVQRRPSGKEVLKIAGVAKSFGEKEVLPGVSLQVNRGDRLVIMGPNGIGKSTLLKILVGDLEADAGAVEWGYETHPGYFAQDHHEQLEDVDKTAEQWLWDFAPGKDRGFVRGHLGLMLFSGDDGQKRLAALSGGEAARLVFSRLALEQPNVLVLDEPTNHLDLESIEALVAALQGYEGTLILVSHDRWFVNQLATRIVEISPAGIRDYHGTYEEYVHACGDDHLDADTVVLKAKASRKPAAV; from the coding sequence ATGATCTCCGTATCCAGCCTCGAGAAGTCGTTCGGCGATCGCGTGCTCTTCGCCGACGCCGCGTTCCAGCTCAATCCCGGCGAGCGCTACGGCATCGTGGGCGCCAACGGCTCCGGCAAGACCACGCTCCTGCGCATCCTCGCCGGCGACGCGGAGGCCACGAAGGGCACCGTCTCCATCCCCAAGTCCGCCCGCGTCGGCGTGCTGCGGCAGGACCAGTTCCTCTACGAGCACGAGGAGATCCTGGGCGTGGCGCTGATGGGCAACCCCGAGCTGTGGGACGCCATCGTCGAGAAGGAAGCCATCCTGGCCCGCGCGCACGAGGAGTTCGACTACGAGCGCTTCGGCGAGCTCGAAGACACGGTGCAGCGGCTGGACGGCTACACCGCCGAGGCGCGCGCCGCCACCATCCTCGAGGGCCTCGGCATCCCCGCCGAGGTGCACCGGCAGCCGCTGTCGACGCTCTCCGGCGGCTTCCGGCTGCGCGTGCTCCTCGCGCAGGTGCTGGCGGGGAACCCCGACGTGCTGCTGCTGGACGAGCCGACGAACCACCTCGACATCCTCTCCATCCGCTGGCTGGAGAAGTTTCTCCACGACTTCGCGGGGCCCGTGGCCGTCATCTCCCACGACCACCGCTTCCTCGACAACGTGGCCACGGGGATCCTGGACGTGGACTACCAGACGGTGACCCTCTACCGCGGCAACTACACGGACTTCACGGTGCAGAAGGTGGAGGACCGCGAGCGCAAGGAGAAGGAGATCGAGGGGCGGCAGAAGGAGATCGCGCACCACCAGAAGTTCGTGGACCGCTTCAAGGCCAAGGCCAGCAAGGCGCGGCAGGCGCAGAGCAAGCTGCGGATGATCGAGCGCAAGGCCGAGGAGCTGGAGGAGCTTCCCGGCAGCTCGCGGCGCTATCCGAAGTTTCGCTTCGTGCAGCGGCGTCCGAGCGGCAAGGAGGTGCTGAAGATCGCCGGGGTGGCGAAGAGCTTCGGGGAGAAGGAGGTCCTTCCCGGCGTCTCGCTGCAGGTGAACCGCGGCGACCGCCTGGTGATCATGGGGCCGAACGGGATCGGCAAGTCGACGCTGCTCAAGATTCTGGTGGGCGACCTGGAGGCCGACGCGGGCGCGGTGGAGTGGGGATACGAGACGCACCCCGGCTACTTCGCGCAGGACCACCACGAGCAGCTGGAGGACGTCGACAAGACGGCCGAGCAGTGGCTGTGGGACTTCGCGCCGGGGAAGGACCGCGGCTTCGTGCGCGGCCACCTGGGGCTGATGCTGTTCAGCGGCGACGACGGGCAGAAGCGCCTGGCCGCGCTCTCCGGCGGCGAGGCGGCGCGGCTGGTGTTCAGCCGGCTGGCGCTGGAGCAGCCCAACGTGCTGGTGCTGGACGAGCCCACCAACCACCTGGACCTGGAGTCGATCGAGGCGCTGGTGGCCGCGCTGCAGGGGTACGAGGGAACGCTGATCCTGGTCAGCCACGACCGCTGGTTCGTGAACCAGCTGGCCACGCGCATCGTTGAGATCAGCCCCGCCGGGATCCGCGACTACCACGGCACCTACGAGGAGTACGTGCACGCCTGCGGCGACGACCACCTGGACGCCGACACCGTGGTGCTCAAGGCGAAGGCCTCGCGGAAGCCGGCCGCCGTGTAG
- a CDS encoding TonB family protein encodes MLALYNNGSGRRRNRWSPSTVAASVVAHGAVIGALLAFAKEADARTVKEEVIAEWNLEDKPKPPPPPPPEPPPPPRVELAPKVEEPRIEQPKIETPREAPPTPAPPVKGDFVTPRPPETTPNVLPAANPNATPITLADVSGVGKEGDVVGQTDASDNRAPTGNTEPAPPAPPAPPAPPAEEPASSGPMDESAVDVRPSLRNQEDVQRALQRVYPSSLREAGVTGETVLQFVIGEDGHVEAGTVEVVSSTDEAFSAAARRIVSQMRFTPAKSRGKTVRVTTTIPVRWTIES; translated from the coding sequence ATGCTGGCCTTGTACAACAACGGATCAGGGAGACGCAGGAATCGCTGGAGTCCGAGCACCGTCGCGGCCTCGGTGGTCGCGCACGGCGCGGTGATCGGCGCGCTGCTGGCCTTCGCGAAGGAGGCCGACGCGCGGACGGTGAAGGAGGAGGTCATCGCCGAGTGGAACCTCGAAGACAAGCCGAAACCCCCTCCGCCACCCCCGCCCGAGCCGCCTCCGCCGCCCAGGGTGGAGCTCGCGCCGAAGGTCGAGGAGCCCCGCATCGAGCAGCCGAAGATCGAGACGCCGCGCGAGGCGCCGCCCACGCCCGCGCCGCCGGTGAAGGGTGATTTCGTCACCCCGCGCCCGCCGGAGACCACGCCGAACGTGCTGCCGGCCGCGAACCCCAACGCCACGCCCATCACGCTGGCCGACGTCAGCGGCGTCGGGAAGGAAGGTGACGTGGTGGGGCAGACCGACGCGTCCGACAACCGCGCGCCCACCGGCAACACCGAGCCCGCTCCGCCCGCCCCGCCCGCCCCGCCCGCCCCGCCGGCCGAGGAGCCCGCGAGCAGCGGCCCGATGGACGAGAGCGCGGTGGACGTGCGCCCCTCGCTGCGCAACCAGGAAGACGTGCAGCGCGCCCTCCAGCGCGTCTATCCGTCGTCGCTGCGCGAGGCGGGGGTGACGGGCGAGACCGTGCTGCAGTTCGTGATCGGCGAGGACGGCCACGTGGAGGCCGGGACCGTCGAGGTGGTGTCGTCGACCGACGAGGCCTTCTCGGCCGCGGCCCGCCGCATCGTGAGCCAGATGCGCTTCACCCCGGCCAAGTCGCGCGGCAAGACGGTCCGCGTGACGACGACGATCCCCGTGCGCTGGACGATCGAGAGCTGA
- a CDS encoding MoxR family ATPase, with product MSPEIQAILDGLERLGYIADAPIATAVFLAREMRKPLLLEGDAGGGKTELAKALAALFDTELVRLQCYEGLDVSTALYEWNYPRQMLRARLAEDEGRPAAEIEELIFGRSYLLERPLLRAITRREGPAVLLIDEVDRADEGFEAFLLEVLSDFQVTIPELGTIRAEHVPYVVLTSNQSREIGDALRRRCLYLYLEHPTLEREVRIIRSRVPGAGERLAGEIGRFMQALRGRRLSKTPGVAESIDWAQALLRLHRDHLDAETVAQTLGCILKDRHDLAELDAEEVGALVAAAQGAEAA from the coding sequence GTGTCTCCCGAGATCCAGGCGATCCTCGACGGGCTGGAGCGGCTCGGCTACATCGCCGACGCGCCCATCGCCACCGCCGTCTTCCTCGCGCGCGAGATGCGCAAGCCGCTGCTGCTGGAGGGCGACGCGGGCGGCGGCAAGACCGAGCTGGCCAAGGCGCTGGCGGCGCTCTTCGACACCGAGCTCGTCCGCCTGCAGTGCTACGAGGGGCTGGACGTGAGCACCGCGCTGTACGAGTGGAACTATCCGCGGCAGATGCTGCGCGCGCGGCTGGCCGAGGACGAGGGCCGCCCCGCGGCGGAGATCGAGGAGCTGATCTTCGGGCGCAGCTACCTCCTCGAACGCCCGCTGCTGCGCGCCATCACCCGGCGCGAAGGGCCCGCCGTACTGCTGATCGACGAGGTCGACCGCGCGGACGAGGGGTTCGAGGCGTTCCTGCTGGAGGTGCTGTCGGACTTCCAGGTCACCATCCCCGAGCTGGGAACGATCCGCGCCGAGCACGTGCCGTACGTGGTGCTCACCTCCAACCAGAGCCGCGAGATCGGCGACGCGCTGCGCCGGCGCTGCCTCTACCTCTACCTCGAGCACCCCACGCTCGAGCGCGAGGTGCGCATCATCCGCAGCCGCGTGCCCGGCGCGGGCGAGCGGCTGGCGGGCGAGATCGGGCGCTTCATGCAGGCGCTGCGCGGGCGGAGGCTGTCCAAGACGCCCGGCGTGGCCGAGTCGATCGACTGGGCGCAGGCGCTCCTCCGCCTCCACCGCGACCACCTCGACGCGGAGACGGTGGCGCAGACGCTCGGCTGCATCCTCAAGGACCGCCACGACCTGGCCGAGCTCGACGCGGAGGAGGTCGGCGCGCTCGTCGCGGCGGCGCAGGGCGCGGAGGCGGCGTGA
- a CDS encoding VWA domain-containing protein: MTGGDLVTHLAHFAGVLRARGVTVGVGDEVDGAMALTLVDLADRLEVHRALRTAMKVRRRDWETFDAAFGQFWLGDGDSPRGTVPTGRIAGALPRGGLRIAAAGTEGDGDGGAGEGDTPGWSAEMLLRRKPFDQCTPADLAAMERLVARLAMKLATRRSRRLIPTRGRGAADLRRSLRRAVSTGGEMVALARRARPIEEPRLVVLADTSGSMDAHTRFLLAFVLSLRRVARGAEVFTFNTSLQRVTPLLKPGNVAATLDRLAAGVPDWSGGTRIGESLAEFVTRWAGTYVGARSVVLILSDGLDRGDPSLVAGAMRALKAKARRIIWLNPLAGDARYEPTARAMAAALPYVDRLAPAHDLESLERIIPELV; the protein is encoded by the coding sequence GTGACGGGCGGCGACCTGGTCACGCACCTGGCGCACTTCGCCGGGGTGCTGCGGGCGCGGGGCGTGACCGTCGGCGTGGGCGACGAGGTCGATGGCGCGATGGCGCTCACCCTCGTCGATCTCGCGGATCGTCTCGAGGTGCACCGCGCCTTGAGGACGGCGATGAAGGTGCGCCGCCGCGACTGGGAGACCTTCGACGCCGCCTTCGGCCAGTTCTGGCTGGGGGATGGAGATTCGCCACGGGGCACGGTCCCCACCGGGCGCATCGCGGGCGCGCTGCCGCGGGGCGGGCTGCGGATCGCCGCGGCGGGGACGGAGGGCGATGGGGATGGCGGCGCGGGGGAGGGCGACACCCCCGGCTGGAGCGCGGAGATGCTGCTCCGCCGCAAGCCGTTCGACCAGTGCACGCCGGCGGACCTCGCCGCGATGGAGCGGCTGGTGGCGCGTCTGGCGATGAAGCTCGCGACGCGCCGCAGCCGCCGCCTGATCCCCACACGCGGACGCGGCGCGGCGGACCTGCGGCGGAGCCTGCGACGCGCGGTCTCGACGGGCGGGGAGATGGTGGCGCTGGCGCGGCGCGCGCGGCCGATCGAGGAGCCGCGGCTGGTGGTGCTCGCCGACACCAGCGGGTCGATGGACGCGCACACGCGCTTCCTCCTCGCGTTCGTGCTCTCCCTGCGCCGCGTGGCCAGGGGCGCGGAGGTGTTCACCTTCAACACCTCGCTGCAACGCGTGACGCCGCTGCTGAAGCCCGGCAACGTCGCCGCCACGCTCGACCGGCTGGCGGCGGGCGTCCCCGACTGGTCCGGCGGCACGCGCATCGGCGAGAGCCTGGCGGAGTTCGTGACGCGCTGGGCCGGCACCTACGTCGGCGCCCGCTCCGTCGTGCTGATCCTGAGCGACGGGCTGGACCGCGGCGATCCGTCGCTCGTCGCCGGGGCGATGCGGGCGCTGAAGGCGAAGGCGCGGCGCATCATCTGGCTCAACCCGCTGGCCGGCGACGCGCGCTACGAGCCCACCGCGCGGGCGATGGCCGCCGCGCTGCCCTACGTCGACCGCCTGGCGCCCGCGCACGACCTGGAGTCGCTGGAGCGCATCATCCCCGAACTGGTTTGA
- a CDS encoding Ig-like domain-containing protein, with the protein MRRTLFIPLSALVLWGCGGGDGPGNFTVASSVSLSPGNITLDAVGATRVVHATVRDQGGGVIANPSLSWSSSSSAVTVAGAGGDSAIVTAAANGNATVTASAGTASGSANVQVAQAAAGLQKTAGDLQTGTVGTALATPLKVTVVDRLGAPVAGQQVTFAVSGGGSLSVTTATTGADGSATTTWTLGLSTATAQAVTATAGASSVSFGVTAVSGPAAAISISSGNGQTGATGAALPLAPVVRVVDAFGNPVTGASVTFTVTGGGGSVAGSPATTGPDGLAAPGGWTLGAASGTNTLQATVTGTALTVSFTAQGVPSVPGSVAANGGNQQAAMAGTAVPVAPSVIVKDPGGTPIAGITVTFAVTSGGGTLTGATATTNAAGVATLGSWTLGNSGPNQITATVAGAGLTGNPVIFTGVGCTGGGGGGYAITLCPTTTMTVAQRAAFDGAAARWGGLITGDLANLTPNVAAGTCGSNSPALNFNVDDLVIFAAVENIDGPGSILGSAGWCIRRSGGLPIVGTMRFDAADMANLEAGGHLGEVITHEMGHVVGIGSLWNTFGLLQEPSQGIPQDTWYSGANGLTGFNNIGGASYTGGNKVPVENTGGGGTANVHWREAVLGTELMTGFLNGGSTNPLSELTVRSLIDLGYTVNVAGADPFSVSLSLRANAVPGSIKLENDVWVGARYTIDRAGRVTRIR; encoded by the coding sequence ATGCGCAGAACGCTCTTCATCCCCCTGTCCGCCCTCGTCCTCTGGGGGTGCGGCGGCGGCGACGGCCCCGGCAATTTCACCGTGGCCTCCAGCGTCTCCCTGTCGCCCGGCAACATCACCCTCGACGCGGTGGGCGCCACGCGCGTGGTGCACGCCACGGTGCGCGACCAGGGCGGCGGGGTGATCGCCAACCCGTCGCTCTCCTGGTCGTCGAGCTCGTCCGCCGTCACGGTGGCGGGCGCCGGCGGCGACAGCGCGATCGTGACCGCCGCCGCCAACGGCAACGCGACGGTCACCGCCAGCGCGGGAACGGCCAGCGGCTCGGCCAACGTGCAGGTGGCGCAGGCCGCCGCGGGGCTGCAGAAGACGGCGGGCGACCTGCAGACCGGCACCGTGGGCACCGCGCTGGCCACGCCGCTGAAGGTGACGGTGGTGGACCGGCTGGGCGCGCCGGTGGCCGGGCAGCAGGTGACGTTCGCGGTGAGCGGGGGCGGCTCGCTGTCGGTGACCACGGCCACCACCGGCGCCGACGGGAGCGCGACCACCACCTGGACGCTGGGGCTGTCGACCGCCACGGCGCAGGCGGTGACCGCCACCGCGGGGGCGTCGTCGGTGAGCTTCGGCGTCACCGCCGTGTCGGGCCCGGCCGCGGCCATCTCCATCTCGTCGGGGAACGGGCAGACGGGCGCCACGGGCGCCGCGCTCCCGCTGGCGCCGGTGGTGCGGGTGGTGGACGCGTTCGGCAACCCCGTCACCGGCGCGTCGGTGACCTTCACCGTCACCGGCGGCGGCGGGAGCGTGGCCGGCTCGCCCGCCACCACGGGGCCCGACGGGCTGGCCGCGCCGGGAGGGTGGACGCTGGGCGCCGCCTCGGGGACGAACACGCTGCAGGCCACGGTGACGGGGACGGCGCTGACCGTCTCCTTCACCGCGCAGGGGGTGCCCTCGGTGCCGGGCTCGGTGGCGGCCAACGGCGGCAACCAGCAGGCGGCGATGGCGGGAACCGCGGTGCCGGTCGCGCCGTCGGTGATCGTGAAGGACCCGGGCGGCACCCCCATCGCGGGGATCACCGTGACCTTCGCGGTGACCAGCGGCGGCGGCACGCTCACCGGGGCGACGGCCACGACCAACGCCGCGGGCGTGGCCACGCTGGGGAGCTGGACGCTCGGCAACTCGGGGCCCAACCAGATCACCGCCACGGTGGCCGGCGCGGGGCTGACGGGGAACCCGGTGATCTTCACCGGCGTGGGGTGCACGGGCGGCGGCGGGGGCGGCTACGCCATCACCCTGTGCCCCACCACCACGATGACGGTGGCGCAGCGCGCGGCCTTCGACGGCGCCGCGGCGCGCTGGGGCGGGCTGATCACCGGCGACCTGGCCAACCTCACCCCGAACGTGGCGGCCGGCACCTGCGGCTCCAACTCGCCGGCGCTGAACTTCAACGTCGACGACCTGGTGATCTTCGCGGCGGTGGAGAACATCGACGGGCCGGGGTCGATCCTGGGCTCGGCAGGGTGGTGCATCCGCCGCTCGGGCGGGCTGCCGATCGTGGGGACGATGCGCTTCGACGCGGCCGACATGGCCAACCTGGAGGCCGGCGGCCATCTGGGCGAGGTGATCACGCACGAGATGGGGCACGTGGTGGGGATCGGGTCGCTGTGGAACACCTTCGGGCTGCTGCAGGAGCCGTCGCAGGGGATCCCGCAGGACACCTGGTACAGCGGCGCCAACGGCCTGACCGGCTTCAACAACATCGGCGGGGCCAGCTACACCGGCGGCAACAAGGTGCCGGTGGAGAACACCGGCGGCGGCGGCACGGCCAACGTGCACTGGCGCGAGGCGGTGCTGGGCACCGAGCTGATGACCGGCTTCCTGAACGGCGGCAGCACCAACCCGCTCAGCGAGCTGACCGTGCGGTCGCTGATCGACCTGGGGTACACGGTGAACGTGGCCGGCGCCGACCCGTTCTCGGTGTCGCTCTCGCTCCGCGCGAACGCGGTCCCCGGCTCGATCAAGCTGGAGAACGACGTGTGGGTGGGCGCGCGCTACACCATCGACCGCGCCGGCCGGGTGACGCGCATCCGGTGA